In Vibrio sp. FE10, the following are encoded in one genomic region:
- the lptA gene encoding lipopolysaccharide transport periplasmic protein LptA, which yields MKLLPLSLLAFAFAAPSVYALSSDSEQPVYIDSDSQQLDMKSNKVTFIGDVVLKQGSININADKVIVTRNAVNGEIEEIQGFGKPATFSQLTDDGKTLYGEADDLHYQLVADRLIMTKNAMLSQDGSIIRGSKITYQIGSQKLVADSGENKRVSTVLQPTEVNK from the coding sequence ATGAAACTCTTACCCCTTAGTTTACTTGCTTTTGCCTTTGCTGCGCCAAGCGTATACGCCCTATCTTCGGATAGCGAGCAGCCTGTCTATATTGATTCAGACAGTCAGCAGCTGGATATGAAAAGCAACAAAGTCACATTCATCGGCGATGTTGTTCTTAAGCAGGGCAGCATCAATATCAATGCTGATAAAGTGATTGTTACTCGAAACGCGGTCAACGGTGAAATTGAAGAAATTCAAGGCTTCGGCAAGCCTGCAACCTTCTCTCAGTTGACTGACGACGGGAAGACACTCTACGGCGAAGCTGACGACTTACATTACCAGCTTGTTGCTGACAGATTGATCATGACTAAGAATGCCATGCTATCTCAAGATGGCAGCATCATTCGTGGTTCTAAGATCACTTACCAGATCGGCTCTCAAAAATTAGTCGCTGACAGTGGTGAGAACAAACGTGTATCAACGGTTTTACAACCTACTGAAGTGAACAAGTAA
- a CDS encoding RNA polymerase factor sigma-54 — MKPSLQLKLGQQLAMTPQLQQAIRLLQLSTLDLQQEIQEALESNPLLDVEEGNEEAPASEEKPSSDEKETVETAEPDLPDSSELIEKSEIGNELEIDTTWEDVYSANTGNTGIAIDDDMPVYQGETTQSLHDYLLWQLDLTPFSETDRTIAFALIDAIDDYGYLTVTCEDILENFDNEEIELDEVEAVRKRIQQFDPLGVGSVNLQDCLLLQLATFPQDTPWLNEAKLVLTSHIDQLGNRDYKLVIKETKLKEAELREVLQLIQQLDPRPGSKITPDETEYVVPDVSVFKDLGKWLVTINPDSVPKLKVNQQYADLGSKGNSADNQYIRSNLQEAKWLIKSLESRNETLLKVARCIVEHQRGFFEHGAEAMKPMVLNDVALAVDMHESTISRVTTQKFMHTPRGIFELKYFFSSHVSTDNGGECSSTAIRALIKKLVAAENTAKPLSDSKIAALLADQGIQVARRTIAKYRESLGIAPSSQRKRLL; from the coding sequence ATGAAACCCTCATTACAACTTAAGCTAGGCCAACAGTTAGCAATGACTCCTCAATTGCAGCAAGCGATCCGTTTGTTGCAATTGTCTACATTAGATTTGCAGCAAGAGATTCAAGAAGCACTAGAATCCAACCCACTACTCGATGTCGAAGAAGGCAATGAAGAAGCGCCTGCATCAGAAGAGAAACCTAGCAGTGACGAGAAAGAAACAGTTGAAACCGCAGAGCCGGACTTACCTGATAGCTCCGAATTAATCGAAAAATCAGAGATTGGCAACGAACTAGAAATCGATACCACTTGGGAAGACGTTTATAGCGCGAATACCGGAAATACGGGTATTGCCATTGACGACGATATGCCCGTCTACCAAGGCGAAACAACTCAAAGCCTGCACGACTACCTACTTTGGCAACTCGACCTCACACCGTTCTCTGAAACTGACAGAACCATAGCCTTTGCACTGATTGATGCCATTGATGACTATGGGTACCTCACCGTTACGTGCGAAGACATCCTTGAGAACTTCGACAACGAAGAGATCGAGCTTGATGAAGTAGAAGCTGTACGCAAAAGAATCCAACAGTTTGATCCGCTTGGTGTGGGTTCTGTGAATCTTCAAGATTGCTTGCTACTACAACTGGCCACCTTCCCTCAAGACACACCTTGGCTCAACGAAGCTAAGTTAGTACTTACTAGCCATATCGATCAACTCGGTAATCGTGATTACAAACTGGTCATCAAAGAAACCAAGTTGAAAGAAGCAGAACTACGTGAAGTTTTGCAGCTCATTCAACAACTGGACCCTCGCCCTGGCAGTAAGATAACCCCAGACGAAACTGAATATGTCGTTCCCGATGTATCGGTCTTCAAAGATCTGGGCAAATGGTTAGTGACCATTAACCCCGATAGCGTGCCTAAACTAAAAGTAAATCAGCAGTACGCTGACTTAGGTAGCAAAGGTAATAGCGCCGATAACCAATACATCCGCTCAAATTTGCAAGAAGCGAAATGGTTAATTAAGAGCCTAGAAAGCCGAAATGAGACGCTACTCAAAGTTGCACGATGTATTGTTGAACATCAACGCGGTTTCTTCGAACATGGCGCAGAAGCCATGAAGCCGATGGTACTGAATGATGTGGCTTTAGCTGTCGACATGCACGAATCGACTATTTCTCGTGTAACGACTCAGAAATTCATGCACACCCCTCGTGGCATATTTGAACTCAAATACTTTTTCTCTAGCCATGTCAGTACTGACAATGGCGGTGAATGTTCATCGACAGCAATTCGCGCGCTCATTAAGAAGCTTGTCGCGGCTGAAAATACCGCAAAACCTCTCAGTGATAGTAAGATTGCTGCTTTACTGGCTGACCAAGGAATTCAGGTAGCTAGACGTACGATAGCGAAATACCGTGAGTCTCTGGGCATTGCCCCATCGAGTCAGCGTAAACGTCTGCTATAA
- the lptB gene encoding LPS export ABC transporter ATP-binding protein: MAVLTAKNLAKTYSKRKVVTDVSLQVESGQIVGLLGPNGAGKTTSFYMIVGLVARDEGTISIDDLDISILPMHSRSRLGIGYLPQEASIFRKLSVENNIMAVLQTRDELTHEQRQDKLEDLLEEFHIQHIRTSNGMALSGGERRRVEIARALAANPQFILLDEPFAGVDPISVIDIKKIIVHLRDRGLGVLITDHNVRETLDVCEKAYIVSQGHLIAEGTPEDVLNNEQVKQVYLGEQFRL; the protein is encoded by the coding sequence ATGGCAGTCCTTACAGCAAAGAACCTAGCGAAAACATACAGCAAGCGTAAAGTCGTGACCGACGTAAGCTTACAGGTAGAGTCCGGCCAGATCGTAGGATTACTTGGGCCCAACGGCGCAGGTAAAACCACGTCTTTCTATATGATTGTTGGCTTAGTTGCGCGTGATGAAGGCACTATCAGCATTGATGATCTCGATATCAGTATCTTGCCAATGCACAGTCGTTCACGCCTTGGAATTGGTTATCTGCCTCAAGAAGCGTCGATTTTCCGTAAGTTGTCAGTTGAGAACAACATCATGGCCGTTTTACAAACCCGTGATGAGCTGACTCACGAACAGCGTCAGGATAAGCTAGAAGACCTGCTTGAAGAGTTCCATATCCAACATATCCGAACCAGTAATGGTATGGCTCTGTCGGGTGGTGAGCGCCGTCGTGTTGAGATTGCCCGCGCACTTGCAGCCAATCCTCAGTTTATTCTATTGGATGAACCATTTGCTGGTGTTGACCCAATATCGGTTATTGATATCAAAAAAATCATTGTTCACCTGCGCGATCGCGGCTTAGGCGTTTTGATTACCGACCACAACGTGCGCGAAACATTGGACGTGTGTGAAAAAGCTTACATTGTGAGCCAAGGACACCTGATTGCAGAGGGTACTCCTGAAGATGTTCTCAATAACGAACAAGTTAAACAAGTTTATCTAGGCGAACAATTCCGTCTATGA
- the ptsN gene encoding PTS IIA-like nitrogen regulatory protein PtsN, producing the protein MQLSEVLSLDCTKSAVQCTSKKRALELISQIAAESCGQDSTELFECMLSREKMGSTGIGNGIAIPHARMNVSDKAIAVLLQCQEPIEFDAIDNRPVDLLFALLVPSEQCKEHLKTLSCMAERLNDKQTLKQLRNAQSDQELYDIMIQVPTCEQ; encoded by the coding sequence ATGCAATTAAGCGAAGTACTTTCATTGGACTGCACCAAAAGTGCAGTCCAATGCACAAGCAAAAAAAGAGCCCTTGAGCTCATCAGTCAAATCGCCGCTGAAAGCTGCGGTCAAGATTCAACAGAACTGTTTGAGTGCATGTTGAGCCGTGAAAAGATGGGCAGTACTGGTATCGGTAATGGCATCGCTATTCCGCATGCTCGTATGAATGTCAGTGATAAAGCGATTGCTGTATTACTGCAATGCCAAGAACCCATCGAATTTGATGCGATTGATAACCGTCCTGTCGACCTATTATTTGCTCTGCTTGTTCCTAGTGAACAATGTAAAGAACATCTAAAAACCCTTTCTTGTATGGCAGAACGACTTAACGATAAGCAGACCCTTAAACAGTTGCGTAATGCTCAGAGTGATCAAGAGCTTTACGACATCATGATTCAAGTGCCAACTTGCGAGCAATAG
- the kdsC gene encoding 3-deoxy-manno-octulosonate-8-phosphatase KdsC has protein sequence MTNTVETLYGTADAAVFELAKDIKLLICDVDGVFSDGRIYMGNNGEELKTFHTRDGYGIKSLMNAGIEIAIITGRKSQIVENRMTALGIKLIYQGQDDKVKAYQDICDKLSVDPINTGYIGDDLIDWPVMEKVGLKVCVADGHPLLARRANYVTTIKGGHGAVREVCDLILQARNELDMHKGLSI, from the coding sequence ATGACAAACACAGTAGAAACCTTATACGGCACAGCAGACGCAGCCGTATTCGAATTAGCAAAAGATATTAAGCTGCTGATTTGCGATGTCGACGGCGTATTCTCAGATGGTCGCATCTACATGGGCAACAACGGCGAAGAACTGAAAACCTTCCACACTCGTGATGGTTACGGCATTAAATCACTGATGAACGCAGGCATTGAAATCGCGATCATCACCGGCCGTAAATCTCAAATTGTTGAGAACCGTATGACAGCTCTTGGTATTAAACTTATCTACCAAGGTCAAGATGATAAAGTTAAAGCCTACCAAGATATTTGCGATAAGCTTTCTGTAGACCCAATCAATACGGGTTACATCGGTGACGATCTGATCGATTGGCCAGTGATGGAAAAAGTTGGCTTGAAGGTATGTGTGGCAGATGGTCACCCACTGCTTGCTAGACGAGCGAATTACGTGACAACCATTAAAGGTGGTCATGGTGCGGTGCGCGAAGTGTGCGACCTTATCCTACAAGCAAGAAATGAACTCGACATGCATAAAGGTTTAAGCATATGA
- the mgtE gene encoding magnesium transporter, producing MAEQLEFDQAHQTLQEVSEALENGRFVHVRRLLQDMEPEDIAHLLEASPRKSRDVLWQLTDPEDYGEILDELNEDVKDALVSKMAPETLAEATEGMETDDVAYVLRSLPDDVSREVLSQMDSVDRALVETALSYPEDSAGALMNTDVITIRGDVDVEVVLRYLRMRGELPDATDALYVIDDDERLIGNLSLSTLITTQPDVAVSEVMEDADEAIAVETSASDIASLFERRNWVSAPVVDVNQHLVGRITIDDVVDVIREDAEHSMMSMAGMDDDEDTFAPVVKSARRRSVWLGANVLAALAAASVSNMFEATLNEMAAIAVLMTIVPSMGGVAGNQTVALVIRGLALGHIGDSNKRELLLKEASIGFLNGILWAVIIGGIVVAWKGNWILGGIISAAMMTNLIVAGIAGVTIPVMLKKMNIDPALAGGMALTTVTDVIGLSVFLGLATILI from the coding sequence ATGGCAGAGCAATTAGAATTCGACCAAGCTCACCAAACCCTCCAAGAAGTCAGCGAAGCCCTAGAAAACGGCCGATTTGTTCACGTACGCCGACTACTTCAGGACATGGAACCTGAAGATATTGCACACCTTTTAGAAGCCTCCCCTCGCAAAAGTCGTGATGTACTCTGGCAACTCACCGATCCTGAAGACTACGGTGAAATTCTTGATGAGCTAAACGAAGACGTCAAAGATGCTCTTGTGTCAAAAATGGCACCAGAAACCTTGGCAGAAGCAACCGAAGGTATGGAAACCGATGACGTCGCGTACGTACTTCGAAGCCTACCCGACGATGTTTCTCGCGAAGTCCTTTCTCAAATGGACTCCGTTGATCGTGCTTTAGTTGAAACAGCACTATCGTACCCTGAAGATTCAGCGGGTGCGTTAATGAACACCGACGTAATCACGATCCGTGGTGATGTCGATGTTGAAGTCGTCCTGCGTTATTTACGTATGCGTGGTGAGTTACCTGACGCTACCGATGCATTGTATGTTATCGACGATGATGAACGCCTCATTGGTAACCTATCGCTCAGCACACTGATTACGACGCAACCCGATGTTGCGGTTTCCGAAGTGATGGAAGATGCCGACGAAGCTATCGCGGTTGAAACCAGTGCCTCAGATATCGCCAGCCTATTCGAACGTCGTAACTGGGTGTCAGCTCCTGTTGTCGATGTAAATCAACATCTTGTCGGTCGTATCACGATCGATGATGTGGTTGATGTCATTCGTGAAGATGCCGAACACTCGATGATGAGTATGGCGGGTATGGACGATGACGAAGATACATTCGCTCCGGTCGTAAAATCCGCTCGCCGCCGTAGTGTGTGGTTAGGCGCAAATGTTTTGGCAGCACTCGCCGCAGCGTCTGTGTCTAATATGTTTGAAGCGACACTGAATGAGATGGCAGCCATCGCTGTTTTGATGACCATCGTACCGTCCATGGGCGGTGTTGCTGGCAACCAAACCGTCGCTCTGGTCATTCGTGGTTTAGCACTTGGTCACATCGGTGACAGTAACAAACGCGAACTACTCCTCAAAGAAGCCTCTATCGGCTTCCTTAATGGCATTCTATGGGCCGTTATCATTGGCGGTATAGTCGTAGCTTGGAAAGGCAATTGGATCTTGGGAGGCATCATCTCAGCAGCGATGATGACAAACTTGATTGTCGCAGGTATTGCAGGTGTAACAATTCCTGTGATGCTGAAGAAGATGAATATCGACCCCGCGCTTGCTGGCGGTATGGCTCTCACCACGGTAACCGATGTGATTGGCCTATCGGTGTTCTTAGGCTTAGCAACCATACTGATCTAG
- a CDS encoding HPr family phosphocarrier protein has protein sequence MELTRTVLIQNRLGLHARAAVKLVELAQSFDATITIHSEEDKVATADSVMGLLMLESAQGQHITIQAAGTDSQQALDAVCHLIEDKFDEGE, from the coding sequence ATGGAATTAACTCGAACTGTACTGATCCAAAACCGTTTGGGTCTTCATGCTAGAGCGGCGGTAAAGTTAGTTGAACTCGCACAAAGCTTTGATGCCACGATCACTATCCATAGTGAAGAAGACAAAGTCGCGACAGCCGACAGTGTTATGGGGCTGCTCATGCTGGAATCAGCACAAGGGCAACATATCACAATTCAAGCCGCGGGGACTGATTCGCAACAAGCCTTGGATGCTGTCTGCCATTTAATTGAAGACAAGTTTGATGAGGGCGAGTAG
- the rapZ gene encoding RNase adapter RapZ, producing MRLIVVSGQSGAGKSVALRVLEDLGYYCVDNLPVNLLSDFVESVREINQNVAVSIDIRNLPKEPKLVTDTLEQLESATDIDVNVLFLDASKQTLLKRYSETRRIHPLSIGQDKLSLEQAIDLEKTLLTPLAEQACIVIDSSDCNLYELSEKVRFKVEGKEKQELIIVFQSFGFKYGLPSDADYVFDVRFLPNPHWEPALRPLTGLDAPIHSFLEKHSEVLELKQQIQGFVEQWLPMLEKNNRSYLTVAIGCTGGKHRSVYLTQKIGEYFDQLGHQVQIRHASLEKQQQV from the coding sequence ATGCGATTAATCGTTGTTAGTGGCCAATCTGGGGCCGGTAAAAGTGTTGCGCTACGAGTCCTTGAAGACTTGGGGTATTACTGTGTTGATAACCTACCAGTAAATCTACTCAGCGACTTTGTCGAATCAGTACGCGAAATCAATCAGAACGTTGCCGTCAGCATTGATATCCGGAACCTGCCGAAAGAACCGAAATTGGTCACAGATACGCTAGAGCAGCTAGAATCTGCAACCGACATCGACGTCAATGTGTTGTTCCTAGATGCAAGCAAGCAGACGCTACTGAAACGCTACAGCGAAACGCGCCGAATACATCCTCTTTCGATTGGCCAAGACAAGCTATCACTTGAACAAGCTATCGACTTAGAGAAAACCCTTCTGACACCTCTCGCAGAGCAAGCTTGCATCGTCATTGATAGCAGTGACTGCAATCTTTACGAGTTAAGTGAAAAGGTTCGATTTAAAGTTGAAGGAAAAGAGAAGCAAGAGTTAATCATTGTCTTTCAATCTTTCGGTTTTAAATACGGTCTACCCAGTGATGCTGACTATGTATTTGATGTTCGTTTCTTGCCGAACCCTCACTGGGAACCGGCTCTTCGACCATTGACTGGGCTTGATGCGCCTATTCACTCTTTTCTGGAAAAACACTCTGAAGTGCTTGAACTCAAACAGCAGATCCAAGGCTTTGTTGAGCAATGGTTACCGATGTTAGAGAAGAACAATCGCAGTTACCTAACGGTCGCGATTGGTTGTACCGGTGGCAAACATCGCTCAGTGTATTTAACGCAGAAAATTGGTGAGTACTTCGACCAACTTGGACACCAAGTTCAAATTAGACACGCCTCCCTAGAGAAACAACAGCAGGTTTAA
- the hpf gene encoding ribosome hibernation promoting factor yields the protein MQINIQGHHVDLTDSMQDYVHTKFDKLERFFDHINSIQVVLKVEKINQIAEATLHINQGEIHAAATDESMYAAIDSLVDKLVRQLNKHKEKLSSH from the coding sequence ATGCAAATCAATATTCAAGGCCATCACGTTGATCTTACCGATTCAATGCAAGACTATGTTCACACCAAATTCGACAAACTTGAACGCTTTTTTGACCATATCAATAGTATTCAAGTTGTTTTAAAAGTTGAGAAAATCAATCAAATTGCAGAAGCGACCCTTCATATAAATCAAGGCGAAATTCATGCAGCAGCAACAGATGAAAGTATGTATGCTGCGATTGATTCATTGGTTGATAAACTCGTCCGCCAACTCAACAAACACAAAGAAAAGCTAAGTAGTCACTAA
- the lptC gene encoding LPS export ABC transporter periplasmic protein LptC — protein sequence MSFTRIIYLILIFIASWSTYYLFDKEQQSTIQVAPNLELPAFSGKSLDNISYDESGIRSYQVESTYLEHYSVVGDTHFQNPVLSVFREGHTIEWQVTADRAIMDENQVVTFYDNVVAKNLLPDASFDTMTTDKMVVELTSRDFYSETPVHMIGTFFETEGQAMKGNFGTNNATLFNSVQGRYETLTP from the coding sequence ATGAGTTTTACTCGTATTATCTATTTAATACTCATATTTATTGCTTCTTGGTCGACCTATTACTTGTTCGACAAAGAGCAACAATCAACGATACAAGTAGCTCCAAATTTAGAGCTGCCGGCTTTTAGTGGCAAAAGTTTAGATAACATCAGCTATGACGAAAGCGGTATTCGTAGCTATCAGGTTGAATCAACCTACTTGGAGCACTACTCCGTTGTTGGCGATACACATTTTCAAAACCCCGTTCTCTCTGTTTTCCGCGAAGGACATACGATTGAATGGCAAGTGACCGCAGATCGCGCGATCATGGATGAAAATCAAGTCGTTACTTTTTATGATAACGTGGTAGCCAAGAACCTATTGCCAGATGCGAGCTTCGATACCATGACAACCGATAAAATGGTTGTTGAGCTCACTAGCCGAGATTTTTATTCAGAGACTCCGGTCCATATGATCGGTACATTTTTTGAAACTGAGGGACAAGCAATGAAGGGTAACTTCGGTACCAACAATGCAACCCTCTTTAATTCTGTTCAAGGTAGATATGAAACTCTTACCCCTTAG
- the kdsD gene encoding arabinose-5-phosphate isomerase KdsD gives MSQSFDYRSVAKQVLETEVAGLTQLDQYFNDDFCKACDLILNNKGKVVVMGMGKSGHIGNKIAATLASTGTSAFFVHPGEAAHGDLGMIGAGDVVIAISNSGESGEILSLFPVLKRLNIKIISMTGKPASNMATLSDIHLQISVPEEACPLGLAPTTSTTATLVMGDALAVALLQARGFTAQDFALSHPGGALGRQLLLKLEDIMHTGDALPVVAPNALVRDALLEISQKGLGMTVVVGDDGQMAGIFTDGDLRRILDKRVDIHSTQIGDVMTQNPTVAEPNMLAVEGLNLMQAKSINGLMLCHEGKLVGALNMHDLLKAGVM, from the coding sequence ATGTCTCAGTCATTCGATTATCGCAGTGTTGCAAAGCAAGTTTTGGAAACCGAAGTTGCAGGTCTTACTCAATTGGACCAATATTTTAATGATGATTTTTGCAAAGCTTGCGACCTTATCCTGAACAACAAAGGAAAAGTGGTTGTGATGGGCATGGGGAAATCTGGTCACATCGGCAACAAAATAGCAGCAACATTGGCAAGTACAGGTACATCCGCTTTCTTCGTACACCCTGGGGAAGCCGCGCACGGTGATCTAGGCATGATCGGAGCTGGCGATGTCGTAATAGCGATATCCAACTCGGGTGAATCAGGTGAGATCCTGAGCCTATTCCCAGTATTGAAACGTTTGAACATCAAGATCATCAGCATGACCGGTAAGCCAGCTTCAAACATGGCGACGTTATCTGATATTCATTTACAAATATCAGTGCCAGAAGAAGCGTGTCCATTAGGGCTTGCGCCAACAACCAGCACTACAGCAACCTTGGTGATGGGTGATGCATTAGCCGTCGCACTTTTACAAGCCAGAGGCTTTACTGCGCAAGATTTTGCTTTGTCTCACCCTGGCGGCGCTTTGGGTCGACAACTATTATTGAAGCTTGAAGATATCATGCACACTGGTGATGCACTTCCTGTCGTTGCACCTAACGCCCTAGTCAGAGATGCTCTACTAGAGATATCGCAGAAAGGTCTCGGTATGACCGTGGTTGTTGGCGATGACGGTCAAATGGCGGGTATTTTTACCGACGGTGATTTACGTCGTATTCTAGATAAGCGCGTTGATATTCATAGCACGCAGATCGGCGATGTAATGACACAAAACCCAACCGTTGCAGAGCCAAACATGCTCGCGGTTGAAGGCTTAAATCTGATGCAAGCAAAAAGCATTAATGGTTTGATGTTATGCCATGAAGGCAAGCTCGTCGGTGCCCTAAATATGCATGACTTACTCAAAGCAGGAGTAATGTAA